A single genomic interval of Acidobacteriota bacterium harbors:
- a CDS encoding Spy/CpxP family protein refolding chaperone, which produces MRASTMQATVKMAAAAMVLTMGLAGAVQAQPRRGGPGFGPGRGAGFGQGFGGPGGQFGPLGGLLALNPDLPLQALDLTDAQRDQVRVIMQNHREEGRAIGAKARTALEAIHAATSGTVDEAGAAQQGQALGAAIGEAAVLRARVRSEVFAVLTPEQQARVGALREQREKRAEERRTRAEQRRQQRTPR; this is translated from the coding sequence ATGCGAGCTTCCACGATGCAGGCGACAGTGAAGATGGCCGCGGCGGCCATGGTGTTGACGATGGGTCTGGCGGGCGCGGTGCAGGCGCAGCCGAGGCGCGGCGGTCCCGGGTTCGGCCCGGGACGCGGTGCCGGCTTCGGGCAGGGCTTCGGAGGTCCGGGTGGGCAATTCGGTCCGCTCGGCGGACTCCTGGCGCTGAACCCCGACCTGCCGTTGCAGGCACTCGACCTCACCGACGCGCAGCGCGATCAGGTGCGGGTCATCATGCAGAACCATCGCGAGGAAGGCCGCGCGATCGGCGCGAAGGCGCGCACTGCGCTGGAGGCCATCCACGCAGCGACGTCCGGCACTGTCGACGAGGCAGGCGCCGCGCAGCAGGGGCAGGCACTCGGCGCGGCGATCGGCGAGGCTGCCGTCCTGCGCGCCCGGGTGCGAAGCGAGGTCTTCGCGGTCCTGACGCCGGAGCAGCAGGCCAGGGTCGGCGCGTTGCGCGAGCAGCGTGAGAAGCGCGCAGAAGAGCGCCGCACACGCGCCGAGCAGCGTCGCCAGCAGCGCACTCCGCGGTAG
- a CDS encoding HAMP domain-containing histidine kinase, with the protein MTRRTAWVGSLYWRIVLACLGLLVAGLAVQLAVLVATLSRPTGLQARIAAQHLAERIAGELEDALVADPAADVRRVFARHLETRMPVAFVTVDGVVLSPPREPVTGAGARRLIALAQASDAAPYRDDGPAGVAPVDVLGMREGHVVVLPRRPGFAVLRELGPRAIGSAILTAVGLAALLAWVAFSPAHRRLRALESAAGRLGAGDLSARAPEDGADEISRVSAAFNQTADALAAQIRRATHEQEVRRQLLADVSHELHTPLTAIRGYVETLRMPDVPLTDADRARFLAIVDDEAVRLERLIGDLLDLAKVEAGGQGLRQGVVPIEALWARLRDRHGPDAARAGIALAFDGTSHTVTADAGRLEQAISNLVGNALRFTPSGGEVRVSAHAQQDGGTRFDVADTGVGLSADECARVFDRFYKHDGSRSRGGTGLGLSIVRAIAQAHGGDVHVTSTPGNGSTFSILIADSRATGTHEKGASTG; encoded by the coding sequence ATGACGCGGCGTACCGCGTGGGTCGGGTCCCTGTACTGGCGCATCGTGCTCGCGTGCCTCGGCCTGCTCGTGGCAGGGCTGGCCGTGCAATTGGCGGTACTCGTCGCGACGCTGTCCCGTCCGACGGGATTGCAGGCCCGCATCGCCGCACAACACCTTGCCGAGAGGATCGCGGGAGAGCTGGAGGACGCACTGGTAGCGGACCCAGCCGCAGACGTGCGCCGCGTGTTCGCGCGACACCTCGAGACGCGGATGCCGGTCGCCTTCGTGACGGTCGACGGTGTGGTCCTCTCGCCGCCGCGCGAGCCCGTGACCGGTGCCGGCGCGCGGCGCCTCATCGCGCTCGCGCAGGCCTCCGATGCCGCTCCCTATCGAGACGATGGGCCCGCTGGTGTGGCGCCTGTCGACGTGCTCGGTATGCGCGAAGGGCACGTCGTCGTACTGCCGCGCAGGCCTGGATTCGCCGTCCTGCGTGAGCTAGGCCCGCGGGCCATCGGCAGCGCGATCCTCACGGCCGTCGGCCTTGCCGCGTTGCTTGCCTGGGTCGCGTTCTCGCCCGCGCATCGTCGCCTGCGTGCTCTCGAATCGGCAGCCGGCAGACTCGGGGCCGGCGACCTCTCGGCGCGCGCACCGGAGGATGGCGCCGACGAGATCAGCCGTGTGTCCGCGGCGTTCAACCAGACGGCCGATGCCCTCGCCGCACAAATCCGTCGCGCGACGCACGAGCAGGAGGTGCGCCGTCAGTTGCTGGCCGACGTCTCGCACGAGCTGCACACGCCGCTCACAGCCATCCGCGGCTACGTCGAGACGCTGCGCATGCCCGACGTGCCGCTCACCGACGCCGACAGGGCGCGCTTTCTCGCCATCGTGGACGATGAAGCGGTACGACTGGAGCGATTGATTGGCGATCTGCTCGATCTCGCGAAAGTCGAAGCCGGCGGTCAGGGGTTGCGCCAGGGCGTCGTACCCATCGAGGCGCTGTGGGCGCGTCTGCGCGACCGCCACGGTCCCGATGCCGCCCGTGCCGGCATCGCGCTCGCGTTCGACGGCACGTCGCACACGGTGACGGCCGACGCAGGGCGACTCGAACAGGCGATCTCGAATCTCGTCGGCAACGCCTTACGCTTCACGCCGTCGGGAGGGGAGGTTCGCGTGTCGGCCCACGCGCAACAGGACGGCGGCACGCGCTTCGACGTCGCCGACACCGGCGTCGGCCTCTCGGCTGACGAATGCGCGCGCGTGTTCGATCGCTTCTACAAGCACGACGGCTCCCGCAGCCGCGGCGGGACGGGACTCGGACTGTCGATCGTCAGGGCGATCGCCCAGGCCCACGGCGGCGACGTCCACGTCACGAGCACGCCAGGCAACGGCAGTACGTTCAGCATCCTCATCGCGGATTCGCGCGCGACGGGCACACACGAAAAGGGCGCCTCGACCGGGTAG
- a CDS encoding response regulator transcription factor, giving the protein MAHVLVVDDEATIGDLVSLHLSLDGHTSDRFLDGLAALDAARTRAYDLCIADVMLPGIDGVALCRALRQHPSTRRIPVLLLTARRDETDKVLGLDSGADDYLTKPFGVRELMARVRALLRRTADTETPAVDVAATSGRHRITRDGLEIDPSRHQVIVDGRIVETTAHEFAVLAVLAANPGIVFSREALMRRVWGPDTHVTERNVDTLVKRLRQKIEVDPAKPERLLTVWGVGYKFRDVATP; this is encoded by the coding sequence ATGGCGCACGTCCTTGTGGTGGACGACGAGGCCACCATCGGCGACCTCGTCTCGTTGCACCTCTCGCTCGACGGACACACCAGTGACAGGTTTCTCGACGGCCTCGCCGCGCTCGACGCCGCACGCACGCGCGCCTACGATTTGTGCATCGCCGACGTCATGCTGCCAGGCATCGACGGCGTGGCGCTCTGCCGCGCCCTGCGTCAGCACCCGTCGACGCGACGCATCCCAGTACTCCTCCTCACAGCACGGCGCGACGAGACCGACAAGGTCCTCGGCCTCGACAGCGGGGCCGACGACTATCTCACCAAGCCGTTCGGCGTCCGCGAGCTCATGGCGCGTGTTCGCGCGCTGCTGCGACGCACAGCAGACACAGAGACGCCCGCCGTCGATGTCGCAGCCACGTCGGGGCGCCATCGCATCACGCGCGACGGCCTCGAGATCGATCCCTCGCGCCATCAGGTCATCGTCGATGGCCGCATCGTGGAGACGACCGCGCACGAGTTCGCCGTCCTCGCGGTGCTCGCCGCCAACCCCGGCATCGTCTTCTCGCGCGAGGCCCTGATGCGTCGCGTGTGGGGGCCGGACACACACGTCACCGAGCGCAACGTCGACACCCTCGTCAAACGCCTGCGTCAGAAGATCGAAGTCGACCCGGCGAAGCCGGAACGTCTGCTGACGGTGTGGGGCGTCGGCTACAAGTTCCGGGACGTGGCCACGCCATGA